The DNA sequence gagtgtgactccaaatccagacctccatgggttgataaatttgatttccattgataatttttgtgtgattttgttgtcagcacattcaactatgtaaagaaaaaagtatttaataagaatatttcattcattcagatctaggatgtgttattttagtgttccctttatttttttgagcagtgtatgtatatgtatatatatatatatatatatatatatatagtagtatacacacacctactgaagGGACATTCTTCCCAATTTGATTACATGTCCCTCACGATGTCCTTAGGTGGCTTAAGAATCTTAATAGGATTTGGCACTGATAACAGCAATAAGACAAAATTAGCAAAAACTGGTATTATGCAACTGTTGTTGTGCATGCTAAGTCACGTAGATCCTATGGGCTAGAAGAGTGGAATGATGGCCAATGAGATGCCACCATTTCATTATAATGTTCATAGCTTTCTGCACTGTTTTTAGACTAAAAAAAGGGCCCATCCATATGGTGAAATGTGGTTTAACATGGTGACATGTACCAGtccaccttcctccctccctgcctgtcagTCCCTTTCCATCCCAGAGACAGCCTAGAGGAGTTGCATGTGACCCTGGTGTTGTCATCACTGGTGTGTGAGTGGAGGAGGATTCCCTCTGCTGGCAGAAGCTGTAATTGCAGctgatctcagtgtgtgtgtgtgtggtgtttttgCCATTGAAATCCTTGGGTGGGCCGCCTGTTTTTTCAGACCGCCTAAGACCAAACAGTGTAAAAAATGTTTGGGGAAATGAATTAATTACCCCACATTAATCGGGATGGAAAAAGGCGTTCAGTGTAAACTTTTAAATGACTAAAAGCAGATATAAAGTATGTCGGaaagataatggacctatatatttttACAATATAATATTTGAGAACTAATAATCAccaaataaaagctagacagtcagagGGAATGGGAGATTCCAAACAATTGATTTAGCAGTATTgattttgttattatgtttgagTAAAATAACATAGCATTAGccattgcaggaaattagctttaaaattgCAATATTTTCTCTCATCTCCATGGCAGAAtatgtagaatagcaggaaattcaCTTTAAAACTGGAACCTTTTCTCTCAGCTCCATGCAAAAAATGTGTAGCAtcacaggaaattagctttaaaactgcaaaaaatgtctCTCGGCTCCATGgagaaatgtgtagaattgcaggaaattggcaacaaaaaaaatcacacttTTCTCTACACTGCCAAGATAAGGGCCTCTAAAACGTTCTCTAAAATTGCGTGCGTGCCTGAGTGTGCaagacagtgtgtgtgcgtgtatgaggTTGTAAGCAGGCAGAGAACAAGGGCTGCAGAGAACAAGGGCTGCATTGAGCAAGGCAGACCAGGAAGTGGGCCAGAGTAGGGTAGTCTTTCATGGCATGGATGGGCCTGGCGTGCCAACAGAATTTTGTACACAGAGATGGAAACCTTCAGCGCCCCTTCACTTCCTCAATGAAACACCGAGAGGCACCATTGAAGCCCATGCCAAGTTGGCACATGctgacagggatgggcaactcaaTTAGCACTCTACTCATCTATTTCATCATCTGTTTCAACAAGCCTCTAAACGTGACATATAAGACCAGACACTATTTAGCTATCAGCCAAACATAACCAGCCGCATCATTCCCTCACATCTACAGTAGGCGCGCTCCGGTGCTATCCTCAGGCTGTGCCAAAACCAGTGCAGCTTAGGGGGATTGTTGTTGTAAGCAGATTTCTATCATCTGATGATTTCACATGCGATGCTGCTGCCTCAAAGTGTAGTGAAGGAAATGTGAGGAAGTAAAATACCCATTTGAAATGCAATGCGACAGCCTTACCACCCCATTGCAACGTACGCAGGAGAGCTATAGAATCCCATTTCCGTTTGATCTCATATTCACACAGCTTCCTCCTGCCAGCTTCGGTTTGAGTGCTATATTGTTCAAACGCTGGATGAAAGGAGAATAAAGAGGGGGAAATAGATTTGCGAGTGGATGAGTCATGTCAAGAGTGATAATACACGTTGATGCTACTGTATGTTCtgctgattgattgatttattggcAGACATGTACATTACAGTTGTCCCAACCCATGTCCCCCTACAGCTGAAAAAGCTCCTGCTGTCCCCCCCTAACGTGCCCACGGGCCTGGAATCACACAAAGAGGGCAGCAGCAACAGCGGGCATCGCCATTGCAGCAGGAGCCTGCATCTGAAACCTGTCAGGCCTTTGGTTAAGGTGAGTGAGTTGGAGCTCTGTGTGTGGTGTTCTAGAATAGAGCTGTCTAGCAGCTCAGAATAGAGCAGGGAAGGCAACACAAGAGacttaaagagagggagagcggatACATAGGCTCCACGACAGGAAAGGTTTTCTATAGCTCTGATCCTTAGTCCTTTTCTAGTTCATTCACTGCTCTGACACCGGATCCAGGATATGGGTTGAATAGGGGACCTAATCACCAAGGTAATGCTTAGATGATAGTGTTTTCAGAGACTAAAACATACAACAAGCTCTACGGAGAATAAaccttactgtctgtctctccgacatttgcaacattgtttcaatagtCAAATTCCATCTCAAACTGTTAAatcccatagtaatgaatgtgtaggGAGTcgggatgagagagaggcaggcagcgtttctcaactagtcaaaatcatgaatcagctagcatcatttttatggatatatacagtgtatatatatatatatatacaaagaaatgtcaattgaaaaaagtaTCTAGACATTCCACCAAGGTCAACTCCCTTATACAttgctttaatttttttttttaaataaacaaaacCATCTAACACAACACTCACAAAAAAAAGaatacataaataaatcaaataattaAAAAGAACACCACCCTACTACACTATTTAAATCTATTTagtcctacctcaggccaacaaCCTGAAAGGATGGGAGACCACCTCTTAATACACCCTGTAACTATTCTGATGTCAAGTCTCACACACCCAAAtgcctctctgcagctgccaccacaagcTCAATTCTGTGCGACTCatgttccatccctgcagtacagttgataaccattgctataaatgcaaaaaaaaatccaatcttactgaaacatatatcacttgttggcctatgcatctgtactggtacagatctactactcacaccactcctctcaagatccctcccccttgacccatcttcctctactttcttcactgcctcagcatgtaacaacttctgcactactctatcCCTGGAACCTTAAACATGCCTCTCTCGCacgggacatttctgatccccagccccatgagcacccctacaattaacacataccacaACTTTCCCCAATGCTATGCATTCCTTTGtttcatgcccttctgcacacttctcacacctaggaacctccctcctacacattgctgccacatgcccataagcttgacacctgcaACAACGTAAAGTATTCTGCACAAAAGCTTAAAGAAGATAGCTTATATATAACATCACTTTGTGGGGCAAAAcctcaacatcaaaactcaaaagaacagacattggttcttctgtttcaccactcacGCCACCCTGTCTGCGTTGCACCAAACGACGAGCATTACAAACACtgggaatcttccccttcagttggtcaacttttacatttactgctaccccagtaatcactcctttcaatggtgcccttttcttgagagcaaaaTAATTCAAATTTCTTGCCCTAATTCGTTTAACATGGAGCGCcttctccctctgaccagcagaaacacaaactattatcacaagaccacttctgcttaccctcaccgattccacagcacccaactctattttcacccaccctgaacccacaaatggatcagccaaaaggcaagggtccaCTTTTTCCAGGCTCCTCTTCATCCTGACCCTCGGTGCAAGCCTTGGGCTTTgagaacttcaccacacctaccacctccgatacctcaccctcattcacttccatttctcccCCTGTCTTCAGCTcactctgcttacactttcttccattcttctttaacaaaccatcGGCCCTTTTCCCACCATTTTTAACTGACTCACGCTcactcttttcctccctctctctcttaaacctcctctgcctctccttttccctccattcctcctccgtaTTCCAAGTATACCTCTCCTTACGATAGTACTGCACTTCTCCTGATATACATCTTGTTGTTGCCTTGTCAAGGGACGCCATTTAACCGGCTGTCACAATGTCCGTATAATCAGCACAAACCCCTGGAAAtgttgggtagcaaccctagatttgtttcGGGACTATAtgttgtggaaggatgaaatggtatgaataaattcatcgaaatacttttttttaaaaaatgaaaatatgtACATTATTATTTAAATATGTTGGTGACCCGTTTGTATATAAGGGATAATGCCCTCgtagccggtgtttggaggatatattggcatggtttgCCGGCCCGAGATTTTGTGTCGGGCCTATCTACACCCCGTGCCaacatatcctccaaacaccggcgattctggcattatcacttaaagaCGAGCCATATCATTCTTTCCGCAGAAGTGTTTGTTGTTTGGTTCCTTGATCTGATCTATAGGCTattcatcaaagtagcctatTTTGCATTGATAACCAAATATAATCTCAGCGACTGTTTAAACAGTAAACCAATCAACAAGAATCCACTCAAAAAGGTATTTTGTTTATAAATAATAACTAGTGATTCCAGGCTATTGTGAAATGGTGGAACCTGCTATAGACAACCAGCTAGCCATGtgcttttttttcatttttttttcttcatgacCACAACATGATGACGTTCTATTTTTAGCTGATATCGGAATCAATACACAAACAAGCATATCAAATTGGGATAATGATTTATGCTACTCCGGGAAGTATACAAATGTTTGCCAGggcatattttattttttattttatttttaatctgaTTATTTCACATGGAGATGTGGAAAGCTAAaaatgctagctagcttgctatgtTTTTAGCGAggctaaagctagctagccaggctgtCAGCTAGCTACTACTAATAAATTGAAATTAgcaaagtttttttatttttatatctcCCTCTTGTGACTGGGACCGGTGTGGAGATCATGTTACCATAAGGTGTCCGTTGCTCCAAAAATCCGTCTCCACCCACGCGCATGCACGTAGATCAATGGCGTGAGGCTATTTTCTCATTTATCACCCTTGTCCTGCCCTGGCTTTTCCTTTACGGTGGTGGTGGCCGAGGCatgtgacatctgtggcattagaGTGAGTGGTGCTGAGGCTTTGGAGTGACAGATGGATGTAGTCTCGACCAGGAGAAAGGGCAGCTCTGGCAATGAGCTGGTGGTTACGTAAAGATAGAGTGCATcctagaatctctctctctctctctctctctctctctctctctctctctctctctctctctctctctcagtcatgaTACTGGGAACGTTGGTATGATTATGAAGGAATGTTTTATAACTTTGAATCTTTGTGGCTCTCTGTGCTGGTTTTGGTTACTCATACGTTGAAATTGTTCCCTCGGCACTGTATGTTCTCATGGCCTAGACATTCCTTAATATTTTGGGCCATACAGTGCACAGAGGCTCACCAAGGTCATTTTATAGGTAGTAACTCTAACTCTTTCTTTCTGTAGCGTGAAAGCACACAGGAGCGTAAGCCCCGAGCGGTGCGACCAGCAGGACGTCTGTGCACAGAGCTCCACCGGCACCTGACCTCTGCACAGGAGGCGGAAGACACTCCTTCAGAGgatgaggaggacgaggaggaagatGATGACGATGAGGACAGTGAGTccgaggaggaagaagaggaggaggagtcctCGAGCAGTGAGAGTGAACGCTCCACTCCCCTTGAGCCCACCAAGCCCCAGTTCTCCTCGGAGAAAGAACTCAAATCTGTGGTGGAGCTCATCAAGTATATGCACACATACTGCCTGCCCATGCGCAAGCAGGCTGGCTGGGAGCGCAAGGAGCGTGAGTGCCCAGGCCAGGTACGCAGGGCCAGGCCCGAGTGCCCCACGACCCTGATCCACCCGAACTGTCACAAGGCTGCCCCCCAGGCCCAGAGCTGCGCCCCTCGGCCGCGCCTCGCCTTTACCCGCAGACGGGAGGTTAAAGCCAACTCTCTCCTGCGCGAACTGCTCAAAGCGGTCAACTCCTTTGACGTGAGCAAGCCTTACAGACTCCACAGCCCCCCCTACACCCATAACAGAGATGCTATCACCAAGCCAGCGCATGACAGAAAGACTGAGACCCCTAGCCCGACTGCCAGCTCAACCAAACCAGAGTTTATGAAAGAGCGCGGCCTAGAGGTCCCTCTGAGCCCTGACCTGGAGGACGCCTCCTTCTCAGTCCGCCGCTCCCGCAGGCTCGCCTCTTTCCCCAGCCGCTTCGCCAAGAAGGTGCGTGCTGGCCGGGTGAGGGAGGAGCCTGCGTCCGGGGAGCGGCGCCCTGACGAGGAGGACAAGGCGGTCAAACACCCCCCGGGAGACGACCTGGAGAAAGACTCCGCCGCCAATAACAACAGTACTTCCCAAACCACGGCAGACGCAGCCGAACCCGATAACCTCTGCTGTCAAAACGGTAAGGCAAGATGGCGACGATGTCAGAAGCCCCAAGCTCTCAAAGCCTGTCCCGATTTTTCAGTCCACATGGCTCCATCATGCAGTATCTTTCTTCAATTTGATGTGAATGAATAACACACGTGCCACTGTTAAACGGCTGGTAAAATGTTGTTTTTATACCCGCTGAATCTGCTGTTGTGTTCTCTGACCATGTATCTAATCATTGGTACCAATGGCTCTTTCTGTCATTCTGATTGCAGAGAAACGCGCCTGCCTCTGTCTGCCGCTGACTCCCAAATCTACTGGGTTTGTTTTCCGTACTATAGTCCTATACACTACAATACATATACTGCTTGCCCATAGCCCCACTGGACTCACAAAGCTATTTTAATGTACACTTCTGGAAGTCTTCTGTGCGTGAAATGACTGTGCTGTTCTCTGGCCCCCTAGATAGTTTTTTTTGCAGCTTTGTGGACTCTGTAATATCCCCAAAGCACTCCACACAAGCCTTTCATGGTAACACAGATCCAAAAATAGACCTCAATAGGAGAAGGAGCTTGTACTGTAATACCAATCATAGACGGCTATAAAGGAAAGCTATTCTCATGTAGTTCACGTTCACAATGATAATGTAATACAATCtccaacaaaataaaataaaaatcctttaaaaaaaaaagtgaaatcaGAGCACCGAGCAGTACATCCTTTTGTCGCCCCACTACCCCTACCCCTGCACCCCCTTCCCCTGGCCCTGATGATGACtctgcaatctctctctctcttttccccatgATCAGAGACACACAGTATGCCAACAGGCCCTTTGAGCAGACTCTCAGCGTGGACCTGTGTGGCACAGCAGGTAATGTTGGGGCTTTGAGTTGGTGTTGATCACCTTGACATCTTTTACGCCTTGGCTTGACGAGACAACATTTTGGAGCTATATCCTTGTCTGTCAGAAGTAGCTTGTCTAGAGGGAAGTAAAGTCTAGCTAGCAAATatactgtgttgtagactggTTTATCTCTTTGAGATATACTATTGCTAACTCAGCTCGGTAGCAAagcagcagaggagagggggaatgcaTTTGTATCGTGTTGTGAAGAGCATGACTGGAGTCTAATGACGTGATCTGTCTCCTGGGTAAATGTCATCTTGACATGGCTAATTTGGTTGCATAGCTACTTGGGAAGTGGAGAAGACAAATATAACAATGCTTTACAGTGTCTGCCGCTGATATCTTCCTCAAAAGCCGTAATGTTAATAACAACTGAAAGTCAAATACGCACTTCGGTCAAAATGAATATGCGATTGTGTGCTCGCCTTGTGCCGTACCAAGGTGCTGTGTTACTGTAATGTTACAAAATAACAGCCTCAGAGCAATTTGTTGAATTGGGAAACCCATTGAAACACAGATAGAAGtgaacagagtaacagacagtACACCCAGTAACAGTTAAACATGAGCAGTGTTTTAAAACGTGACCAGTGAAATTGTCTGAACGGTTGACGTTTCTCTAATGTTAACCCGACAGACCAGTGAAATTGTCTGAACGGTTGACGTTTCTCTAATGTTAACCCGACAGACCAGTGAAATTGTCTGAACGGTTGACGTTTCTGTAATGTTAACCCGACAGACCAGTGAAATTGTCTGAAGGGTTGACGTTTCTCTAATGTTAACCCGACAGACCAGTGAAATTGTCTGAACGGTTGACGTTTCTCTAATGTTAACCCGACAGACCAGTGAAATTGTCTGAACGGTTGACGTTTCTCTAATGTTAACCCGACAGACCAGTGAAATTGTCTGAACGGTTGACGTTTCTGTAATGTCAACCCGACAGACCAGTGAAATTGTCTGAACGGTTGACGTTTCTCTAATGTTAACCCGACAGACCAGTGAAATTGTCTGAACGGTTGACGTTTCTCTAATGTTAACCCGACAGACCAGTGAAATTGTCTGAACGGTTGATGTTTCTGTAATGTTAACCTGACAGACCAGTGAAATTGTCTGAACGGTTGACGTTTCTGTAATGTTAACCCGACAGACCAGTGAAATTGTCTGAACGGTTGACGTTTCTGTAATGTTAACCCGACAGACCAGTGAAATTGTCTG is a window from the Oncorhynchus clarkii lewisi isolate Uvic-CL-2024 chromosome 14, UVic_Ocla_1.0, whole genome shotgun sequence genome containing:
- the LOC139366142 gene encoding peroxisome proliferator-activated receptor gamma coactivator 1-beta-like isoform X2: MVEDEVGGLSVFPSLGEGSEEDLPFPSGSLSDGSLSSETEDPSLLKKLLLSPPNVPTGLESHKEGSSNSGHRHCSRSLHLKPVRPLVKRESTQERKPRAVRPAGRLCTELHRHLTSAQEAEDTPSEDEEDEEEDDDDEDSESEEEEEEEESSSSESERSTPLEPTKPQFSSEKELKSVVELIKYMHTYCLPMRKQAGWERKERECPGQVRRARPECPTTLIHPNCHKAAPQAQSCAPRPRLAFTRRREVKANSLLRELLKAVNSFDVSKPYRLHSPPYTHNRDAITKPAHDRKTETPSPTASSTKPEFMKERGLEVPLSPDLEDASFSVRRSRRLASFPSRFAKKVRAGRVREEPASGERRPDEEDKAVKHPPGDDLEKDSAANNNSTSQTTADAAEPDNLCCQNEKRACLCLPLTPKSTGDTQYANRPFEQTLSVDLCGTAGLTPPTTPPHKQVEDELFKPEGKGESTPKASWLSRAHSRKLPEQTELYAQLRKMGQAIDAEPKVHRTFGDHDYCLLSLGESRKRTAAMLAHSLFGRSSPEGDRAECRVQGDKGLEQQREDRLFSKVPEYLSNGNRADRKGGALSPHNSDEEGERSSRSPSPILHSSCCQPHSPSSKPDFSCENSETCHGDKQRNNISKSVLQIDEDNCQVFYIHNLPSSVTQTMLRKRFEAFGDPEDCKVITKHEERCGVIKFRPAPSGQQIQRHRREPLFQNGGGGMHRLSRKRYIDLDEAGPGPVKSKYDALDFDTLLKEAQKSLHR